One window from the genome of Helicoverpa armigera isolate CAAS_96S chromosome 4, ASM3070526v1, whole genome shotgun sequence encodes:
- the LOC135116763 gene encoding carboxylesterase 5A-like translates to MYFDTQLLNYPCVEQEIEGEEAVITDYPFNIFESNPKNIPVIYGTTSREGIFLLPDDTEESLAARNARYIFASDLEFPSEEEASKVSKMAREFYFKEKNISFEVHSIIIDLNTQLYFEVPAILESETLIKNNKANMYNYYFNYAGGRNFLKFIAGFRNEPGAYHSDEILYVFKGNIWPFPINNNDKKVIEKMTKMWSNFAKYGDPTPTNDLLAKWEPSTKDQMKFLYIDEDLKMGPIPNQDAYQLWKNIYEKYRKKHTPNDFQK, encoded by the exons ATGTATTTTGATACTCAATTGCTGAACTATCCATGTGTCGAACAAGAAATTGAAGGGGAAGAAGCTGTTATAACAGATTatcctttcaatatttttgaaagtaatCCTAAAAATATACCTGTTATTTATGGAACAACCAGTAGAGAAGGAATATTCTTATTACCTGATGATACTGAAGAATCATTGGCGGCAAGAAATGCACGATACATATTTGCATCAGATCTCGAATTCCCTTCAGAAGAAGAGGCATCTAAAGTTTCAAAAATGGCGAGAGAATTCTACTTCAAAGAAAAGAATATCAGCTTTGAAGTACACAGTATTATAATAGATCTCAACacacaattatattttgaagtaCCTGCCATTTTAGAGTCGGAAACTTTAATTAAGAATAACAAAGCAAACATgtataattactattttaattacgCTGGTGGAAGAAACTTTTTGAAGTTTATAGCTGGATTTAGAAATGAACCAGGAGCTTATCATAGCGACGAAATATTATATGTCTTCAAGGGAAATATTTGGCCTTTCCCCATAAACAATAATGATAAGAAAGTTATAGAAAAGATGACTAAAATGTGGAGTAATTTTGCGAAATATGG TGATCCAACGCCTACAAACGACTTGCTAGCCAAATGGGAACCCAGCACCAAAGATCAAATGAAATTCCTTTACATTGATGAAGATTTAAAAATGGGACCTATTCCTAATCAAGACGCTTATCAATTATGGAAAAATATATACGAAAAGTATCGTAAAAAACATACACCGAAtgactttcaaaaataa